The following are encoded in a window of Brevibacillus sp. DP1.3A genomic DNA:
- a CDS encoding GNAT family N-acetyltransferase, producing the protein MSLIVLSEQDDWTEYLRRFLNLDVSYTKEYVQLYAKMEQGTPEAVFFKSGENEVFYPYLVRRLDEWIPGYADLVSIGYGGPFVVGGQTAARLFQEQFHVYCRYKNYLTETVRFHPLLGNAELFAGQMRLDLVRMVTAVDLRPTLAYIRAHYTQNVGRNMRKAAANDVRITLGGTDWLHSFIQLHRETMDRNQAAAIYYYAQEFFVGLMKKTVLCKPRLLLAIHEDRPVAGVLLHSGNQFAHYQLGASHTEDMALGVNHLLFDAMIQQAKLDGAQLLLLGGGNLDGDGLFRFKSSFANGNHFPYWMGKKVHDEEVYLALCQKLQVDQAGEQDFFPAYRNGGTSK; encoded by the coding sequence GTGAGCCTGATCGTACTCTCGGAACAGGATGATTGGACCGAATATTTGCGACGATTTTTAAATTTAGACGTGTCCTACACGAAAGAATACGTACAGCTTTACGCCAAAATGGAGCAGGGCACGCCAGAAGCTGTTTTTTTCAAGAGTGGGGAGAACGAGGTTTTCTACCCGTATTTGGTCAGACGTCTAGATGAGTGGATTCCCGGCTATGCCGATTTGGTTTCGATAGGATACGGAGGGCCATTCGTCGTGGGGGGACAGACGGCTGCTCGATTATTCCAGGAGCAATTCCACGTCTATTGTCGGTACAAAAACTATCTGACGGAAACGGTTCGCTTTCATCCGTTGCTGGGGAATGCAGAGCTATTCGCGGGTCAGATGCGCCTGGATCTGGTGAGGATGGTAACGGCGGTCGATTTGCGCCCTACACTTGCCTACATTCGTGCCCACTATACGCAAAATGTTGGACGAAATATGAGGAAGGCAGCGGCAAACGACGTCCGGATTACATTGGGCGGAACCGATTGGTTGCATTCTTTTATCCAGCTGCACCGGGAGACGATGGATCGCAATCAAGCCGCGGCGATCTACTACTATGCACAGGAATTTTTTGTGGGACTCATGAAAAAAACAGTGTTGTGCAAGCCGCGGCTTCTACTTGCCATCCATGAGGATCGGCCGGTGGCGGGAGTGCTTTTGCACAGTGGAAATCAATTTGCCCATTATCAGCTAGGGGCATCGCATACGGAAGACATGGCGCTTGGCGTCAACCACCTCCTCTTCGACGCCATGATTCAGCAGGCAAAGCTGGATGGAGCACAGCTGCTTCTCCTCGGAGGAGGAAATCTGGATGGAGATGGTTTGTTCCGTTTCAAGTCCTCGTTTGCAAATGGCAATCATTTTCCTTACTGGATGGGCAAGAAAGTTCACGATGAGGAAGTGTATTTGGCTTTGTGCCAAAAACTACAAGTCGATCAGGCTGGCGAGCAAGATTTT
- a CDS encoding NTP transferase domain-containing protein, whose product MKALLMAAGLGSRINEHIDGIPKCTVDIGNQTLIENTIAELKRHGIDEIAMVVGYQAKVITELLRDESIRFYHNPFYDRTNSMVSLWFAREFLQGSDCLLLNADVYFESKVLEAVLQETACPVMFADPVRRSEGDYKFGYEDGLLLCHGKELSLEETTGEYVGIAKLQESFLPIFLRRLQRLIQEKQYDLWWENVLYSFLGERNVYVTQIPPGLFWAEVDTWEDYRRILQFTNHLAHK is encoded by the coding sequence ATGAAGGCACTGCTCATGGCAGCAGGTCTCGGGTCACGAATTAACGAGCACATTGACGGAATTCCCAAGTGTACTGTGGACATCGGAAACCAAACGCTCATTGAAAATACGATAGCGGAGCTGAAGCGCCACGGAATTGATGAGATCGCGATGGTGGTGGGCTATCAAGCCAAGGTGATTACCGAGCTGCTCAGAGATGAATCTATTCGTTTTTATCATAATCCTTTTTATGATCGGACGAATAGTATGGTGTCCCTCTGGTTCGCCCGCGAGTTTTTGCAAGGAAGCGACTGCTTGCTATTGAACGCCGACGTTTACTTTGAATCGAAGGTACTGGAGGCCGTGTTGCAAGAGACCGCGTGTCCCGTCATGTTTGCTGATCCAGTCCGTCGCTCTGAGGGAGATTATAAATTTGGCTATGAAGACGGACTGCTGCTCTGCCATGGAAAGGAGCTCTCGCTGGAAGAGACAACTGGCGAATACGTTGGAATTGCCAAGCTTCAAGAGAGCTTTCTGCCGATATTTTTGCGTCGATTACAAAGGTTGATTCAGGAGAAGCAGTATGATTTGTGGTGGGAAAATGTCCTCTATTCTTTTTTGGGCGAAAGGAATGTGTATGTCACACAAATACCACCGGGATTGTTTTGGGCAGAGGTTGATACGTGGGAGGATTATCGGCGAATCCTGCAATTCACCAACCATCTGGCGCACAAGTAA
- a CDS encoding glycosyltransferase family 4 protein, translating to MICLKKILQVCAIDRSVESLLFPLIEKLMGEGYEVHTACSDTGRFDVLTAKGLTLRRIPIKRKIDPISNLVTIGALYRLMKREKYDVVHVHTPIAAVLGRVAARLAGVPHVIYTAHGYFFHEGMSKSTYQMYYTLEKWFARHMTDYLLLQSREDYELSVKDSFSSQTERILHIGNGVDLTERFHPRHVTREKVQTIKSSLGLRDEHVVITYVGRMVSEKGIFELLEAFRKLAGEFPRLRLLLVGDVSSSERDQRGQEFVGLCRQHPQIILAGFRTDIPELMAASDIFVLPSHREGLPRSIIEAMAMAKPIVATNIRGCREEVRDGVNGFLVEPKQVCPLYAALKKLVIDSRLREAFGQNSRCIALEHFDERTVLAKQAALFAQLTGQLREERGQEKGGSGEDWTRREHSSFP from the coding sequence GTGATCTGCTTGAAAAAAATCTTGCAAGTATGCGCAATTGACCGCTCTGTAGAAAGCTTATTGTTTCCTTTGATTGAAAAGCTGATGGGTGAAGGCTACGAGGTGCATACCGCGTGTTCAGATACGGGGCGCTTTGATGTCCTAACAGCAAAGGGATTGACGCTCAGAAGAATTCCGATTAAGCGAAAGATCGACCCGATTTCCAATTTGGTGACAATTGGGGCATTGTATCGGCTGATGAAAAGGGAGAAGTATGATGTCGTGCATGTCCATACGCCGATTGCCGCTGTTCTCGGTCGCGTGGCAGCAAGGCTGGCAGGAGTTCCGCATGTCATTTACACAGCGCATGGCTACTTCTTTCATGAGGGCATGAGCAAAAGTACGTATCAGATGTACTACACGCTGGAAAAATGGTTTGCCCGGCATATGACTGACTATCTTTTGCTTCAGAGTCGAGAGGATTACGAGTTGAGCGTGAAGGATAGCTTCTCCTCCCAGACGGAGCGGATTCTGCACATTGGCAACGGCGTTGATCTCACAGAACGCTTTCACCCGCGACACGTAACGAGAGAAAAGGTCCAGACTATCAAGTCCTCACTGGGGCTGCGGGATGAGCATGTGGTGATCACCTATGTAGGACGCATGGTTTCGGAGAAAGGAATTTTTGAGCTGTTGGAAGCCTTTCGCAAGCTGGCGGGTGAATTTCCGCGCCTGCGCCTCTTGTTGGTGGGGGACGTGTCTTCCAGTGAACGCGATCAGCGAGGCCAGGAATTCGTGGGGCTTTGCCGACAGCATCCGCAAATCATTTTGGCTGGATTCCGCACAGACATCCCGGAGCTGATGGCCGCCAGCGATATATTTGTTCTTCCCTCTCATCGCGAAGGGCTGCCTCGTTCCATCATTGAGGCGATGGCGATGGCAAAACCGATCGTCGCCACGAATATCCGTGGATGTCGGGAAGAAGTCAGGGACGGTGTCAACGGATTTTTAGTAGAACCGAAACAGGTATGTCCCTTGTATGCAGCCTTAAAAAAGCTCGTAATCGATTCCAGACTCAGAGAAGCATTCGGGCAGAACAGCCGCTGCATCGCGCTTGAGCACTTCGATGAGCGAACGGTCCTTGCGAAGCAGGCGGCCTTGTTTGCCCAACTGACTGGTCAGCTACGAGAAGAAAGAGGGCAGGAGAAAGGAGGCAGCGGAGAAGATTGGACAAGACGGGAGCATTCGTCATTTCCCTAG
- a CDS encoding polysaccharide deacetylase family protein, which translates to MDKTGAFVISLDFELYWGVRDKRTIQSYEQNLLGVRHVIPALLELFAKYEMHVTWATVGFLFCESRKELAGVVPRHLPAYSDEKLSPYPYLDTDAIGEHEQVDPYHFAPSLIKLISSYPHQFIGSHTLSHYYCLEPGQTPEAFAADLDSFHRVTRKKGYSPSSIVFPRNQVKSAYLSLCKKKGFRSYRGNEQSWMYHTKGAAEETLFKRAMRLMDAYVNLSGHNNYESLQRSPEGMVDVPSSRFLRPYSPRLQRLEKWRMNRIKCDLTHTAERNRLYHLWWHPENFGDHIEENLSFLEEILQHYTMLRERYGMQSLSMEEAAAKWNQQEVRHEVLV; encoded by the coding sequence TTGGACAAGACGGGAGCATTCGTCATTTCCCTAGACTTTGAACTTTACTGGGGCGTCCGAGACAAGAGAACCATTCAGTCATATGAGCAAAATTTGTTAGGCGTTCGTCACGTGATCCCCGCACTTTTGGAACTGTTTGCCAAGTATGAAATGCATGTCACTTGGGCTACTGTCGGTTTTTTGTTTTGCGAGTCGCGTAAGGAGCTAGCAGGCGTCGTTCCACGGCATCTCCCGGCGTATTCCGATGAAAAGCTGTCACCCTATCCCTATTTGGACACAGATGCGATCGGAGAGCATGAGCAGGTCGATCCGTATCATTTTGCTCCTTCCTTAATCAAGCTGATATCCTCTTACCCGCATCAATTCATCGGAAGCCACACTCTTTCCCACTATTATTGTCTAGAGCCGGGACAGACTCCCGAAGCTTTTGCTGCCGATCTTGATTCTTTTCATAGAGTGACTCGCAAAAAAGGATACTCACCTTCCAGCATCGTTTTTCCGCGAAATCAGGTGAAGTCTGCCTATTTATCTTTGTGCAAGAAAAAGGGGTTCCGTTCCTATCGCGGCAACGAGCAGTCTTGGATGTATCACACAAAAGGGGCTGCCGAAGAGACATTGTTCAAACGAGCCATGCGACTGATGGATGCGTATGTGAATCTCTCTGGTCATAACAACTATGAATCATTGCAGCGTAGTCCAGAGGGAATGGTCGATGTTCCATCCAGCCGGTTTTTGCGTCCTTATTCTCCCCGATTACAGCGGTTGGAGAAATGGCGCATGAATAGAATCAAATGCGACCTGACTCATACGGCGGAGCGCAATCGCTTGTATCATCTGTGGTGGCATCCGGAGAATTTTGGGGATCACATCGAAGAGAATCTGTCCTTTTTGGAGGAAATACTCCAGCATTACACCATGTTACGCGAGAGGTACGGCATGCAGAGCCTCAGCATGGAGGAAGCGGCAGCGAAGTGGAATCAACAGGAGGTGCGGCATGAAGTCCTTGTTTGA
- a CDS encoding O-antigen ligase family protein, whose product MMFKEKLSPDKVLLLLYVVLKPFYFFPSGNPQIADFIMLILIAYSFLFRLGRVNRRLGFFLFLTLLFLYDIMMVNGIWSIALGGEMDVFSSTKWYLYNGAVMLALIILFRRNPQEYVKWVFLATSTSLLVQAFILVTGLSPDSGEFRQSLFFNNPNQLGYFGLLCMGICLLCARFVSVKTIPLFIAIGTAFSIIAASLSKAAIISAVGMYLVFLLLSIKERTGLFWLNLLCVLVSSFTVFFIYLYTNENVLSDASIYTQIEERMVSLGEDSDDNLAARGYDRIANHPEYILFGAGEGMYERFNSSISLELHSTLANLFFSYGVMGTVLFILVIYGAARGHRLVAWYPLVFQILYGLTHNGIRETFFWIMLALYFVTAEINTRQTKNGGDLLEKNLASMRN is encoded by the coding sequence ATGATGTTCAAGGAGAAGCTCTCACCGGACAAGGTCCTACTTTTGCTATATGTAGTGCTTAAGCCCTTCTATTTCTTCCCAAGTGGCAATCCGCAAATCGCCGATTTTATTATGCTTATCCTGATCGCCTACAGCTTCTTGTTTCGCCTGGGTCGGGTGAACCGCAGACTCGGATTTTTTCTCTTCCTTACCCTTCTATTTTTGTACGACATTATGATGGTGAATGGCATATGGTCGATTGCACTCGGCGGAGAAATGGATGTATTCAGCTCGACCAAGTGGTATTTGTACAACGGAGCCGTGATGCTTGCCCTGATTATTTTGTTCAGGCGCAACCCGCAAGAGTACGTCAAATGGGTCTTCCTGGCTACGTCCACTTCCTTGCTCGTTCAGGCATTCATTCTCGTGACAGGACTGTCACCAGATAGCGGAGAGTTCAGGCAATCGTTGTTCTTCAACAATCCGAACCAGCTCGGCTATTTTGGACTTCTGTGCATGGGGATATGCTTGCTGTGTGCTCGCTTCGTATCTGTGAAGACCATTCCTCTCTTTATTGCGATCGGTACGGCGTTCAGCATTATTGCAGCGTCGTTGTCGAAAGCAGCGATCATTAGTGCCGTAGGGATGTACCTCGTTTTTTTGCTCCTCTCCATCAAAGAACGAACGGGCTTGTTTTGGTTGAATCTGCTTTGTGTGCTCGTCTCGTCCTTCACTGTCTTCTTCATCTATTTGTACACCAACGAAAACGTGCTGAGCGATGCATCTATTTACACACAAATCGAAGAACGAATGGTATCACTAGGGGAAGATTCGGATGACAATTTGGCAGCGCGGGGCTATGACCGGATTGCCAACCATCCGGAGTACATTTTGTTCGGAGCAGGGGAAGGGATGTACGAGCGATTTAACAGCAGCATTTCGTTGGAACTCCATTCTACCTTAGCCAATCTGTTCTTCTCCTACGGCGTAATGGGCACGGTGTTGTTCATTCTCGTGATTTATGGGGCGGCTCGTGGGCATCGATTGGTTGCTTGGTATCCACTTGTCTTCCAAATTTTGTACGGACTCACTCATAACGGAATTCGCGAAACGTTTTTCTGGATCATGCTCGCGCTGTATTTCGTTACAGCCGAAATCAATACGCGTCAGACCAAAAATGGCGGTGATCTGCTTGAAAAAAATCTTGCAAGTATGCGCAATTGA
- a CDS encoding CDP-alcohol phosphatidyltransferase family protein, with protein sequence MKDELYPSMFWDSEETRHCRVQVQKPWRREEFWSYYFTRRLSIYVSLLLTRKTQVSPNAITIGGIVAGLLSAAAFMYGTAASFLLGCFFCQVCYLADCVDGEVARMRNQKSKGGEWLDIGLNYALYLVSFGVIYGIMNHHAMLGPWLLYLILLTIFAEILATNGSDLVFSQGKISHETVSMRKRSKWIDAFVFLFLTQTGYQLGVLVTAFLWAISGQMLFLLLWTFYHLFVGLARSVYKLKLNIKYVVPSLKEGGESDEGTAHGSRSRVTN encoded by the coding sequence GTGAAGGATGAGCTGTATCCGTCTATGTTTTGGGATAGTGAAGAGACACGCCATTGCCGTGTGCAGGTGCAGAAGCCGTGGAGAAGGGAGGAATTTTGGTCGTACTACTTCACACGACGCCTCTCCATCTACGTGAGCTTATTGCTGACCCGAAAAACACAAGTATCCCCCAACGCAATTACAATCGGGGGGATAGTCGCCGGACTCCTTAGCGCTGCAGCATTTATGTACGGAACGGCGGCATCCTTTCTGCTCGGCTGCTTTTTCTGTCAGGTGTGCTACTTGGCGGATTGCGTCGACGGGGAGGTAGCCCGCATGCGCAACCAGAAGAGCAAGGGAGGAGAATGGCTGGACATCGGGCTCAACTATGCACTCTACCTGGTGTCATTCGGTGTGATATACGGCATCATGAATCATCACGCGATGTTGGGTCCGTGGCTGCTCTATTTGATTCTGCTCACGATTTTTGCAGAGATTTTGGCGACCAATGGTTCCGATCTCGTCTTTAGTCAAGGGAAAATCTCTCACGAAACAGTCTCTATGAGAAAGCGCAGCAAATGGATCGATGCTTTTGTCTTCCTTTTTCTTACCCAAACGGGCTATCAGTTGGGTGTGCTGGTTACTGCATTTCTGTGGGCAATCAGCGGTCAGATGCTATTTTTGCTCCTATGGACCTTCTACCACCTGTTCGTCGGACTGGCCAGATCGGTGTACAAGCTGAAGCTGAACATCAAATACGTCGTGCCATCTCTGAAAGAAGGAGGGGAGTCGGATGAAGGCACTGCTCATGGCAGCAGGTCTCGGGTCACGAATTAA
- a CDS encoding sugar transferase, whose translation MKSLFDRCVSFLMLVILSPLILLVSLLIRWKLGSPVLFVQERPGLHGKPFFIYKFRTMTNKRDESGELLSDEQRLGSFGTLLRKYSLDELPQLWNVLRGEMSLVGPRPLLMEYLPLYTPRQLKRHDVKPGITGWAQVNGRNAIDWEQKFELDVWYVENGSFFLDMRIIGLTIKRVFQSTGINQQGSVTVEDFRGSENTERAGREACEPDRTLGTG comes from the coding sequence ATGAAGTCCTTGTTTGATCGTTGCGTTTCCTTCCTGATGCTCGTCATTCTGTCCCCACTGATTTTGCTAGTCAGTCTGCTCATTCGCTGGAAGCTGGGGTCTCCGGTTTTGTTTGTACAAGAGCGACCAGGTTTGCACGGAAAACCATTTTTCATCTATAAATTTCGCACGATGACCAATAAACGCGATGAGAGTGGAGAGCTTCTCTCTGACGAGCAGCGACTGGGATCATTCGGAACACTTTTGCGCAAGTATAGCCTGGATGAACTGCCGCAATTATGGAATGTGCTTCGTGGTGAAATGAGCCTCGTAGGACCGAGACCGCTACTGATGGAGTATCTGCCGCTGTACACACCGCGGCAGTTGAAGCGACATGACGTAAAGCCGGGGATTACAGGCTGGGCGCAGGTCAATGGGAGAAATGCGATTGACTGGGAGCAAAAGTTCGAGCTGGACGTCTGGTATGTAGAAAATGGCAGCTTTTTTCTGGATATGCGGATTATCGGTCTGACGATCAAGCGCGTTTTTCAATCGACAGGCATAAATCAGCAGGGCAGCGTCACGGTAGAAGACTTCAGAGGGAGTGAAAACACAGAGCGCGCTGGGAGGGAAGCATGTGAGCCTGATCGTACTCTCGGAACAGGATGA